From [Chlorobium] sp. 445, one genomic window encodes:
- a CDS encoding rhomboid family intramembrane serine protease, translating to MGYYDEYRPGGFSIMPPAIKLIITINVVVFLLQFFTPMRGLLTEFGALWTWESGRFEIWQLITYLFLHGGFLHILFNMFALWMFGAEIENYWGTQQFTIYYFTCGIGAGIINLLLTSGMYPTVGASGAVYGVLLAFGMMFPERYIYIYFLLPIKAKYLVILYAVLEFIASFDQAASGVAHFAHLGGMAVGYIYIKVMQREFPLQSWFEKTFATSESRAQSSRSTSSRRITQDRIDEILDKISRSGYESLTSEEKRILLEASRDDK from the coding sequence ATGGGTTACTATGATGAGTATCGCCCAGGTGGGTTTTCAATCATGCCGCCTGCAATTAAGTTGATTATTACTATCAATGTTGTTGTGTTTCTACTTCAATTCTTTACACCAATGCGGGGTCTTCTGACGGAGTTTGGCGCGCTTTGGACTTGGGAATCTGGACGATTTGAGATATGGCAACTTATTACTTATCTCTTTCTGCATGGCGGTTTCTTGCACATTCTCTTTAATATGTTTGCGCTGTGGATGTTTGGTGCAGAAATTGAGAACTACTGGGGCACACAGCAATTTACCATCTACTACTTTACCTGCGGCATTGGCGCTGGCATCATCAATCTTCTGCTCACCAGTGGCATGTATCCGACTGTTGGGGCATCGGGCGCTGTCTATGGCGTGCTGCTTGCTTTCGGTATGATGTTCCCTGAACGCTACATCTATATCTATTTTCTCTTGCCTATTAAAGCCAAGTATCTGGTTATTCTGTACGCTGTGCTGGAATTTATTGCAAGCTTTGATCAAGCTGCAAGTGGCGTGGCACACTTTGCGCATCTTGGCGGTATGGCCGTCGGGTATATCTACATCAAAGTTATGCAGCGCGAATTCCCACTTCAATCATGGTTTGAAAAGACTTTTGCGACCAGCGAATCGCGTGCGCAGTCCTCTCGTTCAACATCTTCACGCCGTATCACACAAGACCGCATCGATGAAATTCTCGACAAAATTTCGCGCTCTGGCTATGAATCGCTAACTAGTGAAGAAAAGCGTATACTACTTGAAGCCAGCAGAGATGACAAATAA